Within Halobacterium jilantaiense, the genomic segment GGAGTTCGTCGCCGTTCAGGACGACGACCGACTCGACGAACTCGTCGACATCGCGAACGGCCAGGAGCACATCGCCGACACCGGCACCGCCGTCCTCGTCGCCGGCCACACCGAGCCGAAGACCGCCGACCGCGTCTTCGAGGAGTGGGTCGAGGCCGGGCGCGTCGACGCCGAGACCGCGGAGGGCATGAAGGAAGCGACCGTCGAGGGCTACGAGGGCGAGCGCGCCGGCCGCGACTACGCCATCCGGAATGCGAGCCTCGCCGCGCAGAACCTCCTGCTGGCCGCGCACGCCCGCGGCCTCACCGCGACGCCGATGACCGGCTTCGACTTCGAGGCCGCCGCCGAGTTCGTCGACCTCCCCGAGGACACGATTCCGGTTATGCTGATTGCGGTCGGCCCGAGCGCCGGCGACGAACCCGAGCGGCTGCCGCGCCGCGACGTCGACGAAGTTCTCCACCGCGAAACCGTCTAGAACAGCTGTCTCTGGGGATCAGGCGCGCTCCAGATCGAACCACTCCGAGGTGAGCGACTCCTCGGGGAGGTGCCAGCGGTGCCGGGCCTCCTCGTCGCCCGCCACTTCGACCACCGCGTCCATCTGCGGGAGCAACGCCTCCGCGGCCGCACCGGGCGTCCGCTGCGTGACGTGGACGTGCCCGAGGCCGTCGTGGTCGTCGACGAGTTCGCGGACGTCCGCGACGAAGCCGGTCGTGGCGGCGGGGTTCGTGGCGGCGACCATGTCGCCGACCGAGTCGACACAGATGCGGAGCTGTCCCGCGTCGAAGCCGTCGGTCGGCTCGAGTGCGTCCACCGCCTCTCGGGCGTCGGCGGCGAGCCCGTCGACGCCGGTGGCGACCGTCGGACTCGCGCCCGGGACCGCCTGCGTGGCGTCGGTGGCCGTCGCAGTGCGGCTGGTCGTCCGGAGGCGCGCGACGCGTTCGGTCGTGCGGTCGCGGCGGCCCGCCACCGTCAGCCGCGACGACGTGGCGCTGTCGGTCTGTACGAACAGTCGTCGTCGGTCCGCGGCGTCGTCGGCTCCGAGCAGCCGGTCGCAGCCCTCGTGGGCCGGCGCGTCCTCGTCCTCGACGACCAGTACCATGCAGCCGGACTGCTTGAGGTCCTCGAGAGTGGACGCGAACGTCTCGGGCGACGACGACCACTCACCCCCCGCAGAATGGTCACTCATACTAGCAGTGCGGTCAACTGGAAGCGGTATAAATATTTGGGCCGTTTCGAGCGAATGAAAACCGGAGAGGCGGCAATCGTCCCGGAGTTCACCACCGCTAAACGCCGGCAGCGGATACCGGACGGCGATGCCAGACGCCTTCTCGCCGCTCGAACTGCGGGAGACGACGATACGGAACCGAATCGCTGTGTCGCCCATGTGCCAGTACTCCTGTGAGGACCGCGACGGCCTCGCGACCGACTGGCACCGCGTCCACCTCGGCTCGCGGGCCGTCGGTGGCGCTGGCGTCGTCCTCACCGAAGCGACCGCCGTCGAAGCCAGGGGCCGCATCTCGCCGGAAGACCTCGGCATCTGGAGCGACGAGCACCGCGACGCGCTCGCACCCGTCGCCGAGTTCGTGAAAGAACAGGGCGCGACGCCCGGTATCCAGCTCGCGCACGCCGGGCGGAAGGCCGGCACCGCCCGCCCCTGGGAAGACGAACGCGGCCCGCTCGCCGAAGACGAGGGCGGCTGGGAGCCGGTCGCGCCGTCGCCCGACCCCTACCCGTTCGAGGACGACCCACGGGAGACGCGAGCCCTCGACGAGACGGGCATCGAGGACGTCGTCGACTCGTTCCGGCAGGGCGCTCGCCGCGCTCGCGAAGCCGGCTTCGAGGTCGCGGAGGTCCACGCCGCCCACGGCTACCTCCTCCACCAGTTCCTCTCACCCGTCTCGAACCACCGGGACGACGAGTACGGCGGCAGCTTCGAGAACCGCAGCCGGCTCGTCCGCGAGGTCACGGAGGCCGTCCGCGACGAGTGGCCCGACGGCAAGCCCGTGTTCGTGCGCATCTCCGCGACCGACTGGCTGGACGACCGCGACTCGTGGGATATCGAACAGTCCGTCCGACTCGCCGACGACCTCTACGAGTCGGGTGCCGACCTCGTCGACGTCTCCACGGGCGGCATCCACCCCGACCAGGACATCGACTGGGTGGGGCCGAACTACCAGGTCCGGTTCGCCGAACGCATCAAGCAGGACGCGGAGACCGACATCGCCGTCGGTGCGGTCGGCGGCATCCAGACCGGCGAGCAGGCCGACGCGCTCGTCCGGAACGGCCGCGCGGATCTCGCCATCGTCGGCCGGAAGTTCCTCCGCGACCCCTACTTCCCGCTGCACGCCGCCCGCGACCTCGGCCGCGAGGACGCCGTCGAGGTCCCGGCGCAGTACCGCCGCGGGTTCCAGTGACACGCGCCCGGTAGCTTCAAGCCGTCGTCGGCCCCGGACTATTCTATGCCCGACTTCCGCCCGGTCTCCGACGACGACGTCGGGGCGTTCCGGTCGATGGTGTCGTACGCGTTCACCCCCACACGGGGGCCGACCGACCCCGACGAGGTCGACGAGGACGACATCCCCGCGCCGTGGCAGGTCGGCCGCCGGTACGGCCTCTACGACGACGGCGACGACCTCGTCACCGTCTGCAAGCACGTCGACTTCGACGTCCGCGTTCGCGGCGACACGCACGCGATGCACGGCCTCTCGGCCGTCGCTAGCCCGCCCGAGCACCGACGACAGGGCTACGTCGGCGAGATGCTCCGCGAGAGCCTCGCCACCTCCCGGGACGACAGCGTCTACCTTTCCGCGCTCTGGCCGTTCAAGCGGTCGTTCTACGGCCAGTTCGGGTGGGCGACCTGCAACCGGATGGTGCGCCACGAACTCCCGCCGGACCACCTCTCGTTCGCGCGGGAGGCCACCGACGGCGAGTTCGTCCCGCTCGGCGAGGACGACTGGGAGCGCATGGACGCCGTCCACGACGCCGACGGCGCTGCCCTCGACCTCACCGTCGACCGCACCGAGGAGTGGTGGCAGAAACGCATCCTCTCGGGCTGGGAGGACGACCCCTTCGTCTACGGCTGGGAGCGCGACGGCGACCTCGAAGCCTACCTGACGTACACCGTGGACTCCAGCGAGGACACGGGAACGCTCCAGGTGCGTGACTGGGCGTGCGCCGGCCACGACGGGCTGCTGGCCGTGCTGGCGTTCCTCGCCGACCACGACTCGCAGGTCGACGAAGTCGCCTTCTGGACGGGCGAGTACGCGGACGTCCTCGACCTCCTCCCGAACCCCGGTGACGCCACGACGGAACTCTCCCTCGGGCCGATGGTCCGCCTCGTCGACGTCCCCGCCGCGCTCGAAGCGCTCTCGTACCCCGAAGCCGCCACGGCAGACCTCGTTCTCGACGTCACGGACCCGCTCGCGGACTGGAACGGCGACACCTACCGGCTGACCGTCGAGGACGGTAGCGCCGCCGTGGACCGCACCGACGCCGATGCGGACGCCGAACTCGGCGTCGGCGCGCTCTCGCAACTGGCCGTCGGCTATCGGACTGCCGACGAGCTGGCGACGGTCCGCGACCTCGACGCCGACGACGACGCTCTCGACGCGCTCGCGTCGCTGTTCCCCGAGCGAGCGACGCTACTCCGCGAGAACTTCTGACGGTTCCACGGTCGGTGGTCTCGGCCGAGCCAGCCGACCGCGACCGGCCGTCAGACCGGCTCGAACCGGTAGCCGTCCCAGTCCTGACTCTCGGGCTCGCGGATGCCCGCGCCGGGTTCGCGTAGCTCCGCCTCGTAGACCGGTTCGACCGAAGACCCGATTTCGACGCCGTCGGCCGTGGTGAGCTGGCCGAGCGCGCGCACTGTCTCGCCGTCGACCTCGAACTCGACGATTGCGAGGTGGTTCGGTTCGCGGACGCCCGGCGGCGTCGCCGTCGAGGTGGTCCACGTCACGACCTCGCCCGTGCGGTCGGCGAGGTCGACGGTCTCGGTCTGTTCGGCCCCGCACTCCGGACACCGCGTATGCCCGGGATAACTCAGGTGGCCGTTCTCGCAGCGGTGCGCGTCGAGGTCTCGGTCGGTGCTGTCGTGGTCGTCGCTCATGGCTGTTCGAAGATGGTTGTGGTCACGCAGTTGCCGAACCCGCCGACGTTGCACGCCAGGCCGACCTCGGCGTCGACCTGCCGGTCGCCCGCCCGCCCGAGCAACTGCTGGTAGAGTTCGTACGCCTGTGCGACGCCGCTCGCGCCCAGCGGGTGGCCCTTCGACTTGAGGCCGCCCGAGGTGTTGATGGGGAGGTCGCCGTCGCGGTCGGTGACGCCGTCCTCGACGGCCTTCCAGCCCTCGCCCTTCTCGAAGAACCCGAGGTCCTCGCTCTGCAGGAACTCCAGAATGGTGAACATGTCGTGGAGTTCCGCCACGTCGATGTCCTCCGGACCGCGGCCCGCCATCTCGTAGGCCTGCACGGAGGACTCGACGACCCCGCGCATCGTCGTCGGGTCGTCGCGCTCGTGGACGACGTGCGTGTCCGTGGCACCCGCGACCCCAGAGACCACGACGTAGTCGTCGGTGTACTCCTCGGCGACGGACTCCGGACAGAACACGAGCCCCGCACTGCCGTCCGTGATGGGGCAGAAGTCGTACAGCCGGAGCGGGTCGGCGACGGTTGGGGAGTCCAGCACCGTCTCCAGGTCGACCTCCTTCCGGAACTGTGCGTGGGGGTTGTCGAGGCCGTTCTTGTGGTTCTTCACGGCGACCTTCCCCAGACTCTCCCGGGGCGCGTCGTACTGGTCGAGGTACTTCCGGGCGGTCAGTCCCGCGAAGCTCGGGAGCGTGACGCCGTGCTTGTACTCGACGGGGTGCGTGAGGCTCGCGATGACGTCGGTCGCCTCGCCGGTCGTCCGGTGAGTCATCTTCTCGCCGCCGACGAGCAGCGTCACGTCGCTCGCGCCGGACGCGACGGACTGCCAGGCGGCGTAGATGCCCGCGCCACCGGAGGAACTGGTCTGGTCGATGCGGGCCGTGTACGCCGGCATCGCGGCGAGGTCGTGTGCGAGCGCGTTCGGGACGCCCGTCTGGCCCTCGAACTCGCCGCTCGCCATGTTCGAGACGTAGAGGTGGTCGAGGTCGGCACCGTCCACGCCGGCGTCCGAGAGCGCGGCGTCGCCGGCCTCCGCGAGGAGGTCCAGCAGCCACGCGTCCCGGTCGCCGAACTGCGTCATCGACGCGCCGACGATTGCTACGCGGTCCATACCCGTCCCCTGGGAGAGCGGGGTCTTTACCCTTTCACGTTCCGGCACGCGGCCGAACGCCTCGAAGCTGTCAGCGACCGTCCAGACCGACGCCCTCGGCGAGCAGTTCGTGGGACCGGAGCGCGGCCTCGTGGTCGGGGACCGCGTGCTGAATCATCACCTCGTCGACGCCGACGCGGTCGGCGAGCTGCTCCAAGAGCCCCGACAGCGTCTCCGGACTGCCGGAGATGGCCCGCGGCCACTCGTCCTCGTCGAGCGTCTCGGGCGTCGGGTCGGGGACGCCGCCGAGTTCGTCGATGGCTTCCTCGACGGACGGCGTGTCGGCGAGTTCGCCGCGTTGCATGCGCTGGAACACGGCCTCAGCGACCGCGCGCAGTCGCGCCGCTTCCTCGTCGGTCTCCGCGCAGACAGCGTTCACGGCCACTATCCCCTCGGGTTCGTCGACGCCGCCGCCCAGTCCGGACGGTTCGAAGCTGTCGCGGTACTCTTCGAAGGCGTGAGTGGCGAACTGCGGGCGGATGAACGCCGCGAAGCAGTACCGCAGCCCGAGTTCGCCCGCGATGGCGGCGCTCGACGGGCTCGACCCGAGCGTCCACGGCGCGGGCGGACCCTCGCCCGAGCGCGGAATCTCGATGTCGGCGTACGCGTGCCCCTCGGGGTACTCGTCGTAGAGGTGTGAGACGACCGCCTCGACCTTCTCGCGGTGGTCGCCGTCGGGGTCACGCGAGTGACGCTCGGTGCCGAGCGCGCGGTCGACCGCGGGCGACCCGTTCGCACGCCCGAGGCCGGCGTCGACGCGGCCGGGCGCGAGTCCGTCGAGCGAGCCGAACTGCTCGGCGACCTTCAGCGGGCTGTAGTGGTTCAGCAGGACCGCGCCGGAGCCGAGCCGAATCTCGTCGGTCTCGGCGGCGAGGTGGCCGAGCAGCACTTCGGGCGTGGTTCCGGCGAGCCGGGACGCCATGCCGTGGTGTTCGGCCACCCAGAACCGCTCGTAGCCGAGTGCCTCGGCCTGCTGTGCGGCGTCGACGGTGTTCGCGTAGGCGTCGGTCGCGGTGCCGCCGTCGGGGGTCGGAGAGAGGTCGACGATAGAGAGGTCCACGCCGACACTGGGGTGCTGCGGGAGAAAACGGTTGGGCTACCAGCAGGCGTCCGGCCGACTCACTCGACGACGAGCACGCGGAGGTCGTTGACGTTCGTGCCGGTCGGCCCCGTCCGGAGCAGCGCGTTCCGGTCGGCGAGGAAGCCGCCGGCGTCGTTCGCCCCGAGCGCACCGCGCGCCGACGCCGAGTCCTCGACGGTCTCGTCGTCGACGACCGCGCCCGCCGCGTCCCTCGCGCCGTCGAGGCCGTCCGTGTCCACGCACGCGAACGCGGTGTCGCCCGGCAGCCCGGCCGCCGCGGCGGCGAGCGCGCACTCCTGATTCGGACCGCCGGCTCCCGTCCCCCGAACGGTCACCGTCAGTTCGCCGCCGGAGAGCAGGACTGCGGGCGGCTCGACGGGGTTCCCGGACGCCCGTATCTCTCGGGCGACCGCCGCGTGGACGCCGCCGACCTCCCGGGCCTCTCCCTCGGTTTCGGCGGCGAGCAGCAGGGGCTCGTAGCCGCGGTCGCGCGCGATCGCGCTCGCGGCGTCGAGCGCCGTGCGGCCGTTCGCGAGCACGTGCTCGGTCGCGTCGGTGAACACCGGGTCGTCGGGCGTCGGCGTCTCGGGGCGGTCGCCGTTTGCGCCGCGCTGAAGGTGGTCACGGATGGTCTCGGGGGCGTCAACGTCGTGCTCGTCGAGGACGGCGAGCGCGTCGCCGTACGTCGACGTGTCCGGGACCGTCGGGCCGCTGGCAATCACGTCGAGGTCGTCGCCGACCACGTCGCTGAACGCCAGCGTGACCACCTGAGCGGGAGCGATGGCGCGGGCGAGCCGACCGCCCTTGACCGCCGAGACGTGCTTCCGGACGGCGTTCACGTCGTGGATTGGCGCGCCGGAGTCCAGCAGCGCGCTCGTCGCGGCCTGGAGGTCGTCGAGCGTGAGGTCGCCCGCGGGCGCTGGCAGCACCGCACTCCCGCCCCCGGTCAGCACGGCGAGGACGAGCGCGTCGGGGCCGCAGTCTCCTGCCGCGGCGAGCAGCCGCTCCGTCGCCGCGACGCCGCGCGCCGAGGGGACCGGGTGGTCGCTCTCCAGCACGTCGACACCCGGCACCGCGACCGGGTCGTCCGTGACGACCGCGCCGCCGTCGAGACGGTCGCCGAGAACGCCCGCGAGGGCCCGAGCGACCTGCGACGCGGCGTTCCCGCCGCCGAGGACGACCACCTCGTCGCGGCCGGCGAGGTCGTAGGTGGCAGCGCCGACGCGGAGGTCGTCGCCGTCCAGCGAGACGCAGCCCTCGACGACGCGCTCGGGGCGGGCCGCGTCGATACCGGCGGCGACGCAGGCCAGCGCCGTCTCGCGGGCTGACGTCGTCTCCCGGGCCTCTCGGTCCCGAATCGTCACCATGGCTGGCTCCACGCGGGCGGCCACCAAATCCTCCCGGGTCGCGCCGGTCCGGGTCGGGAAGCCAAACGTTCAATGCGACCGAACGATAGGGTACGCTCGATACGGTCGATGGACACCCAGAGACGAGACGTTGACCGGGAGGCGGTCGCGGAGCTGCAGTCGTCAGTAGACACCAACGACGTCGACGAGCTCGCGGCGCGCCTGAGCAGCGACGACTCCGACGAGCGCGCGGGAGCGGCGTGGCGGCTCGTGGAGGCCGCGTCTTCGCGGCCCGAGAGCGTCCGCGCGCACCTCGACAGCGTCGTGGACAGCGTGGACGACGACGATATCTGGGTGCGACGCGGCGCGACCTGGGTGGTCGCCGAACTCGCGGAACGCCAGCCCGACGCGCTCTCCGTGAACTTCTCGGAGCTGGTGGACATGACGACAGCCGACGACCCCCTGGTCAGGCAGAACGGCGCGGTCGCGGTGGCGAGTGTCACGAAGCGCTACCCGGCCCGGGCGACGACCGGGCTCTCCCGGCTGGCGGCACTGACGGACGACGAGGACGCGCTGCTGGCGCGGTACGCGACGCAGGCCGTGCGGGACGTCACCGAGGCCATCGCGGCCCGAGCCGACGACGCCGGCTACCCGATGCTGGTGCGGTCGACCGAGGCGTACGCCGAGCTGTTCCCGGACGGCGTCGAGGTGGTCACCGTCGGCGGCGACGAGGCACCCGACCACCCCGTGTACGTCTCCTTCGGGCAGGATGCGCCGGTCCGTGCCGACGAGGCGGGCGACACGGCGGTGGAGAGACCACCCGACGACCTCCCCGCCGCGCCGTCCGTGACGGTGACGCGTGCCGACCTCGACCCGGACCTGCAGCTCGGGAGCACGCCGCTGACGACGGACTTCCGCGCGTCTGTGACGGACGACACGCTCGAACACGGCCTGGTGACGTTCCGCCGACTCGACGCCACCGACGCCGCCGTCCAGGAGGCGTTCCGCGACGCGCTCGGGCAGTGGGCAGCCATCGACGACCACGACTACGTCGAGAGCGTGCTCGGCGCGGGCGAGGACTGGGCGGCGACCCGGTACGACGACGGCGACACGCTCGCCCGCCGGGGCGCGCCGGCGACCGTCGCCGAAGCCGTCTGGCTCGTGGACTGCGTGACGCGCGCGGTCAGTTACGCTCACGCCCGCGGTGTCGTCCACGGCGGCCTCTATCCGGGCGTAATTCGGTTCCTGGAGACGCCGCTCGGCCGCTGGGACGCGCCGCTCGTGGCCGACTGGGGGTTCGCGCACGCGACGAGCGGGTTCCGGACGCCGCCGATTCCCGCCGGGTTCGCTGCCCCTGAGCACCGCGACCCGGAGACGTACGGTCGCTTCGACCAGTCCACCGACATCTACGGGCTGGGCGCGCTGGCGTACTACCTCTTGACGGGCGAGCAGCCGGTGGCGGGCGGGTCGGTCATCGACGCGTCGGTCCGGAACCCGGCGCTGCCAGAGTCGGTCGACGCGCTCTTCGACCGGTCGCTGGCGACCGACAAGCAGGCGCGCTTCGACACGGTGCTCGACTTCCAGACGGCGTTCGACGAACTCGCTGCGGACCTCGGCGGGGGTGTCGCGACGTGACGGCCGACCCGGCTGCGGTGCTGAACGCGGTGGCGTTCACGGGCAACGGCCTCCTCGTCGTGACGGGGCTGGCGTTCACGTTCTACGCGACGCAGAACTACTCGCTGGACCGCCTGGAGGGCCACGAGAACTTCTGGGCGTACCTCACGTACCTCGGGCTGGCGGTGGCGCTGGTGGGCGCGTTCGGTGTGTCGACGGTGCTGGTCGATGGCAACGTGGTGCGGGCGTTCGGGGACCTCGCGTTGCTGTTCGCTATCGCGTTCGTGGCGTTCTCGATGCGCGAGGTGTACTACGCGAGCGCGCTGGCACCGCCGCCCGAGGAGCGCGAGATGCCGCTGTCGACGCTCCGACTCGTCGAGTTCGGCTTCGTCGTCGTCGTGGCCGTCGAGTGGCTGGTCGTGGTGTTGCTCGGAGAGACGACGGTGACGGTGGTGCTGCGTGGGGTGGGCGCGCTGGCGTTCGCCACGTACGGAATCGCGTTCAGTGAGCGGCTGGAGGAACTGGCCCACGGGACGACGGTGGACACGCTGCGGCGGCATCTGGTGTTCGTGCTGGTGGCCGCGACGGGCGTCGCGGTCGCCGGGCTGCTGGACCTGCTGGTGCCGGGTGCGGTCGGCG encodes:
- a CDS encoding nitroreductase family protein, which translates into the protein MSETQLLPETDALIDGLRSRRSGHNFDPDTDLDDETLEELVLDATYAPSSFNLQPWEFVAVQDDDRLDELVDIANGQEHIADTGTAVLVAGHTEPKTADRVFEEWVEAGRVDAETAEGMKEATVEGYEGERAGRDYAIRNASLAAQNLLLAAHARGLTATPMTGFDFEAAAEFVDLPEDTIPVMLIAVGPSAGDEPERLPRRDVDEVLHRETV
- a CDS encoding DUF7504 family protein; this encodes MSDHSAGGEWSSSPETFASTLEDLKQSGCMVLVVEDEDAPAHEGCDRLLGADDAADRRRLFVQTDSATSSRLTVAGRRDRTTERVARLRTTSRTATATDATQAVPGASPTVATGVDGLAADAREAVDALEPTDGFDAGQLRICVDSVGDMVAATNPAATTGFVADVRELVDDHDGLGHVHVTQRTPGAAAEALLPQMDAVVEVAGDEEARHRWHLPEESLTSEWFDLERA
- a CDS encoding NADH:flavin oxidoreductase/NADH oxidase; translated protein: MPDAFSPLELRETTIRNRIAVSPMCQYSCEDRDGLATDWHRVHLGSRAVGGAGVVLTEATAVEARGRISPEDLGIWSDEHRDALAPVAEFVKEQGATPGIQLAHAGRKAGTARPWEDERGPLAEDEGGWEPVAPSPDPYPFEDDPRETRALDETGIEDVVDSFRQGARRAREAGFEVAEVHAAHGYLLHQFLSPVSNHRDDEYGGSFENRSRLVREVTEAVRDEWPDGKPVFVRISATDWLDDRDSWDIEQSVRLADDLYESGADLVDVSTGGIHPDQDIDWVGPNYQVRFAERIKQDAETDIAVGAVGGIQTGEQADALVRNGRADLAIVGRKFLRDPYFPLHAARDLGREDAVEVPAQYRRGFQ
- a CDS encoding GNAT family N-acetyltransferase, which gives rise to MPDFRPVSDDDVGAFRSMVSYAFTPTRGPTDPDEVDEDDIPAPWQVGRRYGLYDDGDDLVTVCKHVDFDVRVRGDTHAMHGLSAVASPPEHRRQGYVGEMLRESLATSRDDSVYLSALWPFKRSFYGQFGWATCNRMVRHELPPDHLSFAREATDGEFVPLGEDDWERMDAVHDADGAALDLTVDRTEEWWQKRILSGWEDDPFVYGWERDGDLEAYLTYTVDSSEDTGTLQVRDWACAGHDGLLAVLAFLADHDSQVDEVAFWTGEYADVLDLLPNPGDATTELSLGPMVRLVDVPAALEALSYPEAATADLVLDVTDPLADWNGDTYRLTVEDGSAAVDRTDADADAELGVGALSQLAVGYRTADELATVRDLDADDDALDALASLFPERATLLRENF
- a CDS encoding Zn-ribbon domain-containing OB-fold protein; amino-acid sequence: MSDDHDSTDRDLDAHRCENGHLSYPGHTRCPECGAEQTETVDLADRTGEVVTWTTSTATPPGVREPNHLAIVEFEVDGETVRALGQLTTADGVEIGSSVEPVYEAELREPGAGIREPESQDWDGYRFEPV
- a CDS encoding thiolase family protein, with translation MDRVAIVGASMTQFGDRDAWLLDLLAEAGDAALSDAGVDGADLDHLYVSNMASGEFEGQTGVPNALAHDLAAMPAYTARIDQTSSSGGAGIYAAWQSVASGASDVTLLVGGEKMTHRTTGEATDVIASLTHPVEYKHGVTLPSFAGLTARKYLDQYDAPRESLGKVAVKNHKNGLDNPHAQFRKEVDLETVLDSPTVADPLRLYDFCPITDGSAGLVFCPESVAEEYTDDYVVVSGVAGATDTHVVHERDDPTTMRGVVESSVQAYEMAGRGPEDIDVAELHDMFTILEFLQSEDLGFFEKGEGWKAVEDGVTDRDGDLPINTSGGLKSKGHPLGASGVAQAYELYQQLLGRAGDRQVDAEVGLACNVGGFGNCVTTTIFEQP
- a CDS encoding LLM class flavin-dependent oxidoreductase, which encodes MDLSIVDLSPTPDGGTATDAYANTVDAAQQAEALGYERFWVAEHHGMASRLAGTTPEVLLGHLAAETDEIRLGSGAVLLNHYSPLKVAEQFGSLDGLAPGRVDAGLGRANGSPAVDRALGTERHSRDPDGDHREKVEAVVSHLYDEYPEGHAYADIEIPRSGEGPPAPWTLGSSPSSAAIAGELGLRYCFAAFIRPQFATHAFEEYRDSFEPSGLGGGVDEPEGIVAVNAVCAETDEEAARLRAVAEAVFQRMQRGELADTPSVEEAIDELGGVPDPTPETLDEDEWPRAISGSPETLSGLLEQLADRVGVDEVMIQHAVPDHEAALRSHELLAEGVGLDGR
- a CDS encoding glycerate kinase type-2 family protein, which codes for MVTIRDREARETTSARETALACVAAGIDAARPERVVEGCVSLDGDDLRVGAATYDLAGRDEVVVLGGGNAASQVARALAGVLGDRLDGGAVVTDDPVAVPGVDVLESDHPVPSARGVAATERLLAAAGDCGPDALVLAVLTGGGSAVLPAPAGDLTLDDLQAATSALLDSGAPIHDVNAVRKHVSAVKGGRLARAIAPAQVVTLAFSDVVGDDLDVIASGPTVPDTSTYGDALAVLDEHDVDAPETIRDHLQRGANGDRPETPTPDDPVFTDATEHVLANGRTALDAASAIARDRGYEPLLLAAETEGEAREVGGVHAAVAREIRASGNPVEPPAVLLSGGELTVTVRGTGAGGPNQECALAAAAAGLPGDTAFACVDTDGLDGARDAAGAVVDDETVEDSASARGALGANDAGGFLADRNALLRTGPTGTNVNDLRVLVVE
- a CDS encoding protein kinase family protein, which gives rise to MDTQRRDVDREAVAELQSSVDTNDVDELAARLSSDDSDERAGAAWRLVEAASSRPESVRAHLDSVVDSVDDDDIWVRRGATWVVAELAERQPDALSVNFSELVDMTTADDPLVRQNGAVAVASVTKRYPARATTGLSRLAALTDDEDALLARYATQAVRDVTEAIAARADDAGYPMLVRSTEAYAELFPDGVEVVTVGGDEAPDHPVYVSFGQDAPVRADEAGDTAVERPPDDLPAAPSVTVTRADLDPDLQLGSTPLTTDFRASVTDDTLEHGLVTFRRLDATDAAVQEAFRDALGQWAAIDDHDYVESVLGAGEDWAATRYDDGDTLARRGAPATVAEAVWLVDCVTRAVSYAHARGVVHGGLYPGVIRFLETPLGRWDAPLVADWGFAHATSGFRTPPIPAGFAAPEHRDPETYGRFDQSTDIYGLGALAYYLLTGEQPVAGGSVIDASVRNPALPESVDALFDRSLATDKQARFDTVLDFQTAFDELAADLGGGVAT